Genomic segment of Streptomyces sp. NA02950:
CGTCCCTCCCGGCAGCATCGAGGAGTGCGCGGCGGGCTTCGTCGTGGGGGATGGGGGTCTCGCTGCGGCCCAGAGCACGATCGCGCTCGATGCGGGTGAGCGCGAGGGCATCCTCAAGGTCTTCGAGCTCGGCCGGTGAGATGAGGACCGCTGTGGGGACACCACGGTCGGTCAGGGTGATGTGCTCGTGCTGGGCGGCTCGGCGAGCGAGGTCGCCAAGCCGCCCCCGCGCTTCCGCGATGGGATATGTAGCCGACATGAATCTAGTGTACACCTACATACACCTCTGCACACGGCTCCTCGGCGGTCTACAGCTCGCCGGACAGTACGCCCTTGCGGAAGGCGTCCCACTCGGCGGCCGTGTAGCGGAGCGCCGGGAAGTCGGGGTTCTTGGAGTCGCGGAGGGCGACGCCGCCGCCGGGGAGATCGGTGATCTCCACACATTGGTTGCCACCATTGCTGAATCGGGATTTGCGCCACCGCGCCCCGCTCAGGTCTATGGCATAGAGGTCGTCCTTGCGGTCCGTGGTGCTCACGTTGTGTTCCTCTCCAGCAGATGCGTGATGGTCTCCCGAGAATCATCCACAGAGAGCGCCGCCGCGACGATACGTTCGAACGCCATCTCGAAGAGCTTCGCGTCCTCGGCACCCTCCACGAAGTAGCCGCCCTGGATGTTCTCGATGTTGACCACGGTGGGCCAGGGTTGCGGGAAGCGCACCACTTCGAAGAGCCCGAGCATCCCGGGGTGTGGGGTCGAGTTCAGCGGCATGATCTGAATGGTGATGCTGGGCAGATCCGCCATGTCGAGCAGATGCCGAAGCTGCTCACGCATGAGCGACGGGTACGAGACGAAGCGCTGATGCAGCGCGGCCTCATGGATGACGGCCCACAGCTTCATCGGTTTGTCCGGTCGGGTGAGGATGGCCTGCCGCATTTTGCGGACCTCCGCGAGGGCCATCACCTCTTCCGTCGTGTGGGTCATGGCGAGCGCCGCGATGATCTCTCGTGCGTACGCACCGGTCTGGAGCAGACCGGGAATCAAGCCTGACGCGTAGATGTGCGTGCTCTCGGCGTCGGACTCCAGTGTCAGGTAGTCCTTGTACGACAGGCCGACGACATCGCCGTACGCCCGCCACCAGCCCTGCTTTCCGGCGTCCCGGGCCAGGTCGATCAGCGCGGTCACGATCTCGGGATCCGTCACGCCGTACAGCTTCAGCAGCTTCCCGATGTACTGCGGAGGCATCCGCGCCTTGGCGTTCTCGATACGGGACAGCTTGCTCTCGTCCCAGCCCATCGCCTCGGTGGCCCGGTCCAGGCTCATCCCGGCCTCGCGGCGGTAGGTGCGCAGCGCCTCACCGAGGCGGCGCCTGCGCAGAGTTGGCTGCGCGCGGACATTTGGCATGGTGCTTATTTCCCCTCCATGGTGCGCCTGACGGCGACTCGGGTGCAGTTTGGCATTGCCCCGGTATTCAAGTCGATGGAACGCATGTTCTTCTTTATGCGAATTGTGGTTTCAACCTTGCTGATTAAGCTCTGACCAGGGCATTCTGCGGCAACGAAACACGAGCACTCTTTGCCGCCGGAGCCCCTATGTCCGCGATGGGCACATACAGCAAGACCCTCCCCTGCGCACCCGAATCGGCCCGCCGGGCCCGGCTCTTGGCGCGAGCCGCCTGCGACACCTGGCAGTTGGCCGAGCTGGCCGACCAGGCGGCGCTGGTGATCTCGGAGTTGATGGGCAACGCCGTGGAGCACAGCGGCAGCCGATTAGTGCGGGTGACCGTCTCCCGCCCCGAGCCCTGCCGGGTACGGCTGACCGTGCTGGACAAGTCCCGCACCAGGCCCACGCAGCGCACCGCCTCCCCCGACGATGAGCACGGACGCGGTCTGGCGATCGTCGAGGCCGTATCCGACCGCTGGGGAGCGGATCCGCTCCGCTGGGGCAAGCGGGTCTGGGCCGAACTGTGCACGAAGGACGACCAGTGACGCGCCGCGGACTCGGCCGCGCCTGGGGCCTGGTGGATCGACGCGCCATAGACTGCCGCCTTCTCACGGCGTGCCTCAGCGAGGTGGTCAGCCTCTGCTTCCTGCTGGGCGGGCCGCTGTCGGTGACCGCCGTCTCGCTGTGGGAGCTGCGGCGGTTGTGGGACCGGTTCGGGGTCACCGTCCGCGGCCGAGCCGGGTCCGGCGGGGTCCGGATGCGGGGGTTGCGGGGGCCGCCGGGCACCGAGCGCGGCGTGGTGAGGGGCGGCGCCAGGGGTCGGGGGCACTCTTTCGGGTGAGGGGGTCGGGGTGCCTATATCCGATGTGCCACCACTAATGGGCGGAAATCCCGTCATCCCGTCCGCGTGGCCAGCCGTTCGGCGGTAGGAATGGTGGCCGCGCATCAGCCGCGCGCCAGAGATACGCCGCCGCAGAGGGAGTGCACGGGTGAGTCAGCCGGAGATGCAGCCCGAGGGGCTCCCTCGGCAGGAGGGTGCGAGGAAGCAGGGGGACCTGCTCGGTCGGCCCTTCCCGCACGGCGACTGGGGCGAGCCCGCCGAGCGCCTCGACGAGGTGTACCAGTGGGTCGAGGAGGGCGCGCTGCGGGTGGCCGAGTGGTATCTCGCCGACCGGCTGTGGAAGCGGCGGACCGCGCAGGGTTTGCGGGTGGGGGCCGCGGCCGGGGCGGTGGTGGGGGCGGCGCTGCCGCTGCTGGATCTGACCGGGGTACTCGACCGCGGTGCCGGATGGGGTGCGTTCGCGCTGCTGCTGGCCGTCGCCTGCGTCGGCGCCGACCGGTTCTTCGGGCTGACCTCGGGCTGGATGCGGGACATGGCCACGGCGCAGGCCGTGCAGCGGCGGCTGGAGGTGTTGCAGTTCGACTGGGCGTCGGAGAGCGTACGGGAGGTGCTGGGCCCGACCGAGGGCACCGCGAGCGAGGCCGTGGAGCGATGCCTCTCGGTGCTGCGGCGGTTCTGCGAGGACGTGTCCGAGCTGGTGCGGACCGAGACCTCGGGCTGGATGGTGGACTTCGGCTCCGGTTCGGCGCCGCTGTTCAGCCAGTCGCTGGTGGGCCAGGGCTCCCGCCCGGACAGCGGGAGCCCCACCAGTCGCTTTCCGCTGCCGCCCAGCACCCGGCCCAATATGCCGCGGCAGCGGCCTCCCGAGCCGCCCCGGTGAGCGGCCTGTGGAGGACAGGACCTACAGGAGCTACGGGACCTACGGGACCTAACTGAACACGATCATCGAGCCCTGCCCCAGACTGCGGGTCGCCGCCGCGTGCAGCCCCAGCCACACATGGCGTTCCCGGGCGAACGGGCCGTCCTCGTACGGGACCGGGACGGCCGGTTCCTCCAGGCTGGTGGGCCGGGACGGGGGCGCCGGGGCGGGCGGGGGGTTGGACGCGTCGATGCCCAGCGCCGGGGCGACCGCCTCCAGTTCGCGCAGCAGCCCGTGGCTGGAGCCCAGCGGACCGCCGCCCTCGAGGAGTTCGTCGTTGGACAGCGGGCTCTGGAAATCGACGGGGACATAGGCACCCGCGTGGTCGTAGTGCCACACCAGATGCGACTGCTGGGCGGTGGACTCGAACATCTCCAGCAACTGCTCGTAGTCGCCGCCGAGTTCGTCGACCGGCGTCACCGCGAGTCCGCACAGTTGCAGCATGTGGGCGCGGCGCAGGAAGTGCAGCGCGTCGTAGTCGAAGCCCGCGACCGGGGCGACATCCCCCGACAGACCCGGCATATAGCCGAAGACGGGCACGGGCGGCAGACCGGCTTCACCGAGTGCCTTGTCGTACGCGGCGATCTCCTCGGCGAAGGGATTGTCGGGGCTGTGGCACAACACATCGACGAGCGGGACCAGCCAGAGGTCACATGCCACGCGATCTCTCTCTCGTATCCGTACGGTCGGTGGTCGGCCCAGCGTAGTGCCCCGCGTACGCCGCGCGAAGAGTGCTGTCCACCGGGCCCCGGGCAGGCCCGGCCTCAGCCCGTACCGGAGGGGGAGTTGGTGTCGGAGGGGTCCGGGCTGTCGGTAGGGCCGGACGATGGGGAGCCGCTGGAGCCGCTCGGGGTGTCCGTCGGCGTCGGCTCGGTGGACGATTCGGACGGCGACGCCGTGGGTGACTCGTCCGGCGAGCCGCTCGGGCTTCCGCTCGCGTCGCGCCGGTCCGATGTCGCCGCGCCGGTGCCCGGCACCCGGTTCGCGGGCGGTGTGCCGCTGCCGCCCGGCAGGGTGCGTACGGCCAGGGCGAACACCACCGCCACCAGCACCACCGCGAGCGCCGCCACCGCCGGCACCGCCACCCGGCGGATGCGCATCCGGCGCCGCCCCTGCCGTACGGCACCGGCCACATCGACGCCGGGCGCACCGGCCCCCGGTTCGAGGCCGCGCAGCGGGGCGAGCAGCCGGTCGGCCTCCCGCTCCAACTCGTCGTCACGCATGGCCGCTACTCCTTCCCCTTCCCCGAGGCCGTCTTCCCCGAAGCCGTCTTCCCCGCAGTGGTCTTCCCCGCGGTCGTCACGGACGAGGGCAGCTGACCGCCGAGCTGAGCCCGCAGCCGGACGAGGCCGCGCGCGGACTGGCTCTTCACGGTGCCCTCCGAACAGCCGAGGATCCCGGCCACCTCCGCCACCGGCAGATCGCACAGGAACCGCAGGACCAGCACCGCCCGCTGCCGCGCCGGGATCCGGGAGAGCGCGGTGTGCACGACCGTACGCGTCTCGATGTCCGGTCCCCCGATGGCGGGCGGCAGCCCCGGGGTCTCGTGCGGCGCCCCGGACAGCCGTACCCGCGCCCAGCCGAGCCGCTGCTCGTTGAGGAAGCAGCGCATCAGCATGGTGTGCACATAGCGGTCCGTGTCCGTGGCGGCGCGGGCCCGCCGCCAGTGCACGAACAGCTTGGTGAGCGTGGTCTGCACGACGTCGTCGGCGCGGTGCGGGTCCCTGCACAGCAGATGGGCGATCCGGCGGAGCGCGGGCAGCCTCGCGGAGACGTACGCGGTGTACGTCTCCTCCAGCTCCGCGTCGGCCCCGGTCCGCGGCCCGGACCACCCGGCCGCGGACCCGGGCCCAGGTTCGCTCCCGCTCACGTTCCCCCGCTCACCCCCTCCCCGGACCGGCCCGGGACCGTCCAGACCCAGACACCCCCGATCCACCGGCCCGGCCGCCCCAACAGCCGTTCCACACAGACACGCAGCGCCCCGTCGGCCGGTTGCGGGGCGAGCACGACCGCGCCCGCGCGCCAGTGGCGCAGGTCCTCCGCCGCGGCGCGGCGCTCGGCGGGGCCGACCTCCGGCACGGCCCCGGTCCGCTCCACCCAGCTCAGGAGGGCGGAGGTGTAGCGGGGCACCGGACCGTAGATCCCGGTCCGGTGCGGTCCGTAGGGGCCGTTGAAGTAGCCGCCGGCCAGCGGGAAGCGGAGGCCGGCGGTGGTCTGCCAGTGCAGGGGCTCCGCGTGCGCGGGGTCCGGCACCGGGACGGGGACGAGGGTGCGGCCCTCGGGGAGGTAACGCCGCCAGAGGCCGTCGGCGACGAACGAGGGCACGGTGGCCCGGTCGGTGGTGGTCAGCGGGGTGGGCACAACCGGCAGGAGGGCGGCGGCGATCGCCGCCCACCCGGCGATCCGCAGCGCACGGTCCCGGCTCCCGTCCGCCAGCCGGTCGACGGCGAGGGCCAGCAGAATGCCGAGCGCGGGCACCGCGGCCATCGCCACCCGCGACTCGATGACCGATTCCAGCAGCGGCAGCCTGGCGAGCGGCCACCACGGCCCGGGCCAGGTCCAGTCCGTCCCCGGCACCGGGAACGAACGCCCCAGGGACAGCGCCACCGTCGCGAAGGCCGTCCACGCCAGCGCCCGGACCCGCGGCTCCCGCCACAGCCACACCACCACCACGGCGGTGAGGGCCAGCAGCGGCCAGCCGAAGAAGGCGTTCTGTTCGGTGCGGCCCCGTGCCAGCCCGTCCGCGGTGGCAGGATCGCCGCCGAGCGAGCGGCCCGCGAACTCCACCAGCGCGCCCGGTGGATTGCCCGCCGGGCCGTGCAGCACGCTCGCGTAGGACTGGGCGCCGAAGAACTGCCGGTACAGCGGATAGGCGAGCAGCACCAGCGCGACGCCACCGGCGACGGCGGACCCGCGCAGCAGCGGACCGCGGACGGCGCGGGCCACGCCGGGGCGTACGACCGCGTAGCCCACGGCGAAGAACAGCAGCCCGAGGGCGGCCAGCAGCAGCGCCTCCTCGCCCAGGAACACCTGGTAGGTGAGGAAGAGACCGAGGATCACCCCGTCGCGCACGGTGCGGCCGCCCGGTTCGCACAGCCGCAGCAGCCGGTCCACGATCAGCGGCATCATGAACAGCACCGCGAAGTTGGGGTGGGCGTTGGCGTGGGAGACCATCGCCGGGGCGAACGCGCACAGCCCACCGCCGAGCGCCGCGGCCCGGCGGGACGTCACAAAGCGCCGCAGCAGCAGCCAGTACCAGGCGGCGGCGGTCGCGGCGAGTCCGGCGGTCAGCACCAGCGCCCAGGTCATGGCCGGGCCGAACACGGCGGTGACGGGCGCGAGCGGCACGGAGAGTCCGAGCATGGTGGTGTTCGCCATGAGGTTCACACCGGACGGGGCGTTCTGGAGCGTGGTGAAGAACGGATCGCGCAGCGCGAAGACGTTGTCGGCGGTGACCGCGAAGAACCACTCCCACTGGTTCTGGTCCTGTCCGCCGTCGATGAGGTAGCGGTGGCGGGGATCGCGCCACAGCCCGTGGAAGAGCACCACGGAGACCAGCAGATAGCCGAGCACCACGGCCCGGTCGGCGGCCCGGATCCGCTCCAGCGCCCCCGCCGCCCGCAACCGCACCAGCTCCCGCAGCACCCGGGCGTAGTCCAGCGCGCCGACCTTGGAGCCGGGCTGGTGGGCCCAGCGGACGGGCACCTCGGCGACCGGCCAGCGCGCGCCGTGGAACATCCGCAGGATCTCCACATCGATGCACCAGCCGTCGAGCCGGGACCGCCCGAAGGCCGCGCGCGCCCGGTCGCCGTCGAAGAGCTTGAAACCGCACTGGGTGTCGCGGACCCCGGGCACCGCCACCGCCCGGATGACCCGGTTGCCCGCCTCGCCGAGCAGTTGCCGCAGGGGGTGGCGGCGCACCGCCGGGCCGGACTCCGGGTGGTGGGCGCGGGAGCCGATGGCGGCGGCGTAGCCCTCGTCGAGCCGGTCGTGCAGCCCGGCCAGTTCCTCGATGGGGGTGGCCAGATCGGCGTCGGTCACCAGCACCCGGCGGCCGCGCGAGGCGAGCACACCCAGCCGTACGGCGTGGCCCTTGCCGTGGTTGCGGGCGAAGGGGGCCGCGGGGGCGGTGCCCGGTGGCGGGCCCAGCAGTCGGATCCGGGGTTCGGCGGCCGCGGCCTCGCGGACCGTGTCGGCCGTGGTGTCCGTGGAGCCGTCGTCGACGACGATGACCTCCCAGCCCGCGTGACGGCCGGGCGAGGACCGCAGATAGCGGCAGATCGCGTCGAGGGTCCGGGGCAGCCGGTGCTCCTCGTTGTACGCGGGCACCACAACCGTCAGTTCGACGGTGTCCGGGGCGCGCGTCGGCGTCGGTCGGCGGCCCGCGGCGGGGCTGAGCGAAGAAGGTGGCACGCGTCGGGGACCGCCTCGGACCCCCGCGGCGTTGCGTGTTCTGCGTCACACTCCGTCGGCGCCCCGGGCGGAGCGCCGGGTCAGCTCGCCTCCGACTCCCCCGCCAGCCGCTCGATCAGGGTCCGGACGTGGGCGTTGTACCCCGCGATCAGCCGCTCGGAGGTGGCCGGGTCGCCCCGGGTCACCGCCGCGGTGAGCTCGCAGTGGCCCGCCCACAGCAGCCCGCGCAGATCGGGCACCCGGCGCAGGTACGGCACGGTGAACACCCAGGTCTGCACCCGCAGCCGCTGGAGGAAGTCCAGGATGTACGGGTTGCCGACCAGTCCGCAGATCTCGCGCCAGAAGCGCAGGTCGTAGCCGATCAGTATGTCGAGGTCGCCGGAGCGGGCGGCGCGCTCGGCCTCCTCGGCCCGGCGCCGCACCGAGGCCAGCGCCGCTTGCGTCATGGAACTCAGCGTCCGGTCGACGTAGTGGCGGAACACGCCCTCGACGACCATCGTGCGGGCGTCGACCATGTGCCGGAAGTCCTCGATGGTGTACTCGTGGACCTTGAAGCCGCGGTGTTCCTCGACCTCCAGGAGCCCCTGCGAACACAGGTCGAGCAGGGCCTCGCGGACGGGTGTCGCGGAAACGCCGTACTGGTCGGCGATCTCCTTGACGGTGAACTGACGGCCGGCCGGGAGGCGGCCCGCGAGCACCTCGTCGCAGAGCGCCTCGGCGATCTGCTGCCGCAGGGTGTTCCGCTTGACCGGGCTGGTGCCGCGCACGGGCATCGACCGTCTCCTTCCGCGGCCGTCGTGATCACCGGTAAGCGGACGGCCCTCGCATCACGATATGCGAGGGCCGTTGCGCCCAGTGCCCTGCGTGCGGCGGTGGCCTGCACCGGGTGCCCAAACGACGTCATCCGTGACCGCGGGGCGTCTTCCGTGGTCAATCCGTGTGGACGCCGGTAGCCGGTGCGGACGCGCGCCCGGTGTCAGCCGGTGCGGACGCGCGCCCGGTGTCAGCCGGTGTGGGCGTCGGCCGCCGACAGCGCCTCGTCCAGGACGGCCAGGCCCTCCTTGGCCTCTGTCTCGGTGATGGTGCACGGCGGCACCGCATGGGTGCGGTTCATGTTCACGAAGGGCCACAGACCGCCGCGCTTGCAGGCGGCCGCGAAGTCGGCCATGGGCTGGTTGGCCGGGCCACTGGCGTTGTACGGCACCAGCGGCTCGCGGGTCTCCTTGTCCTTCACCAGGTCCAGCGCCCAGAAGACGCCCGTACCGCGCACCTCGCCCACCGACGGATGGCGCTCGGCGATCTCGCGCAGCCCCGGGCCGATCACGTTCTCGCCGATGGCGGCGGCGTTCTCCACGATGCCCTCCTCGGCCATCGCGTTGAGGGTCGCGACGGCGGAGGCGCAGGCCAGCGGGTGGCCGGAGTAGGTGAGACCGCCGGGGTAGGGCCGCTGGTCGAAGGTGGCGGCGATCGCGGCGGAGATCGCGACACCGCCCAGCGGCACATAGCCGGAGTTGACGCCCTTGGCGAAGGTCAGCAGGTCGGGGGTGACATCGAAGTGCTCGGCGGCGAACCAGCGGCCGGTGCGCCCGAAGCCCGCCATGACCTCGTCGAGGACGAAGACGATGCCGTACCGGTCGCAGATCTCGCGGACACCGGGCAGATAGCCGGGCGGCGGGACCATGATCCCGGCGGTGCCGGGGATGGTCTCCAGCACGATCGCGGCGATGGTCTGCGGGCCCTCGAAGGCGATGGTGTCCTCGAGGTGGCGCAGGGCGCGCTCGCACTCCTGGGCCTCGTTCTCGGCGTGGAAGGGCGAGCGGTAGAGGAACGGCGCCCAGAAGTGCACCACTCCGGCCGAGGCGGAGTCGGAGGGCCAGCGGCGCGGGTCACCGGTCAGATTGATCGCGGTGGAGGTGGCGCCGTGATACGAGCGGTAGGCGGAGAGCACCTTGGGGCGGCCGGTGTGCAGCCGGGCCATCCGGACCGCGTTCTCCACGGCCTCGGCGCCGCCGTTGGTGAAGAAGATCTTGTCGAGGTCGCCGGGGGTGCGCTCGGCGATCAGCCGGGCCGCCTCGGAACGTACGTCCACGGCGAAGCCCGGGGCGATGGTGCACAGCGTGGCGGCCTGCTCCTGGATCGCGGCCACGACCTTGGGGTGCTGGTGGCCGATGTTGGTGTTCACCAGCTGACAGGAGAAGTCGAGGTAGCGGTTGCCGTCGTAGTCCCAGAAGTACGCGCCGTCGGCGCCCGCGACCGCGAGCGGGTCGATCAGGCCCTGCGCGGACCACGAGTGGAAGACATGCGCACGGTCCGCGGCCTTGACGGCGGCACCGGCGACGGGGTCGGGAGTGGGCTGCACGGACACGTTCGGTACCTCTGATCGCTCACGGGGCGGGGGTGCGACCAGCGTACGGACCGCTTTCCAGCCCCGTCACCGACATGCTGTCCGGCATTCCCCGTGGCTCCCGACACACTGCCGGGCGACCTGTTTCCCTCGCCGGAATCACATTGACAGCATACTGTCGATACGACAGTCTTCTGTCATCTGATGAGGGGTCGCGAAGGGCGCCTCGCGGATCGCGACCGAGGAGCAGCCATGGGACGCCGGACCGTGCATGTGGCCGTCTACGACACGCTCGCCGACTGGGAGATCGGGCACATCACCGCCCACCTCCGGGAGACCGCCTTCCACCGCCCGCCCCGCGAGGGCATCACCGTCGCCTATGTCGCTGCCCGGCCGGGAACCGTGACCACCATGGGCGGGATGCGGATCGTGCCCGATCTGACGCTGGCGGAGGTGCGGCCGCGGGACAGCGCGATGCTGATCCTGCCGGGCGCCACCGCCTGGGAGGGGGACCCGGAGACCCTGCGCTTCGC
This window contains:
- a CDS encoding type II toxin-antitoxin system prevent-host-death family antitoxin; this encodes MSATYPIAEARGRLGDLARRAAQHEHITLTDRGVPTAVLISPAELEDLEDALALTRIERDRALGRSETPIPHDEARRALLDAAGRDV
- a CDS encoding DUF397 domain-containing protein; its protein translation is MSTTDRKDDLYAIDLSGARWRKSRFSNGGNQCVEITDLPGGGVALRDSKNPDFPALRYTAAEWDAFRKGVLSGEL
- a CDS encoding helix-turn-helix transcriptional regulator, with the protein product MPNVRAQPTLRRRRLGEALRTYRREAGMSLDRATEAMGWDESKLSRIENAKARMPPQYIGKLLKLYGVTDPEIVTALIDLARDAGKQGWWRAYGDVVGLSYKDYLTLESDAESTHIYASGLIPGLLQTGAYAREIIAALAMTHTTEEVMALAEVRKMRQAILTRPDKPMKLWAVIHEAALHQRFVSYPSLMREQLRHLLDMADLPSITIQIMPLNSTPHPGMLGLFEVVRFPQPWPTVVNIENIQGGYFVEGAEDAKLFEMAFERIVAAALSVDDSRETITHLLERNTT
- a CDS encoding ATP-binding protein — encoded protein: MGTYSKTLPCAPESARRARLLARAACDTWQLAELADQAALVISELMGNAVEHSGSRLVRVTVSRPEPCRVRLTVLDKSRTRPTQRTASPDDEHGRGLAIVEAVSDRWGADPLRWGKRVWAELCTKDDQ
- a CDS encoding SLATT domain-containing protein, which produces MSQPEMQPEGLPRQEGARKQGDLLGRPFPHGDWGEPAERLDEVYQWVEEGALRVAEWYLADRLWKRRTAQGLRVGAAAGAVVGAALPLLDLTGVLDRGAGWGAFALLLAVACVGADRFFGLTSGWMRDMATAQAVQRRLEVLQFDWASESVREVLGPTEGTASEAVERCLSVLRRFCEDVSELVRTETSGWMVDFGSGSAPLFSQSLVGQGSRPDSGSPTSRFPLPPSTRPNMPRQRPPEPPR
- a CDS encoding SigE family RNA polymerase sigma factor, which produces MSGSEPGPGSAAGWSGPRTGADAELEETYTAYVSARLPALRRIAHLLCRDPHRADDVVQTTLTKLFVHWRRARAATDTDRYVHTMLMRCFLNEQRLGWARVRLSGAPHETPGLPPAIGGPDIETRTVVHTALSRIPARQRAVLVLRFLCDLPVAEVAGILGCSEGTVKSQSARGLVRLRAQLGGQLPSSVTTAGKTTAGKTASGKTASGKGKE
- a CDS encoding dolichyl-phosphate beta-glucosyltransferase; this encodes MVPAYNEEHRLPRTLDAICRYLRSSPGRHAGWEVIVVDDGSTDTTADTVREAAAAEPRIRLLGPPPGTAPAAPFARNHGKGHAVRLGVLASRGRRVLVTDADLATPIEELAGLHDRLDEGYAAAIGSRAHHPESGPAVRRHPLRQLLGEAGNRVIRAVAVPGVRDTQCGFKLFDGDRARAAFGRSRLDGWCIDVEILRMFHGARWPVAEVPVRWAHQPGSKVGALDYARVLRELVRLRAAGALERIRAADRAVVLGYLLVSVVLFHGLWRDPRHRYLIDGGQDQNQWEWFFAVTADNVFALRDPFFTTLQNAPSGVNLMANTTMLGLSVPLAPVTAVFGPAMTWALVLTAGLAATAAAWYWLLLRRFVTSRRAAALGGGLCAFAPAMVSHANAHPNFAVLFMMPLIVDRLLRLCEPGGRTVRDGVILGLFLTYQVFLGEEALLLAALGLLFFAVGYAVVRPGVARAVRGPLLRGSAVAGGVALVLLAYPLYRQFFGAQSYASVLHGPAGNPPGALVEFAGRSLGGDPATADGLARGRTEQNAFFGWPLLALTAVVVVWLWREPRVRALAWTAFATVALSLGRSFPVPGTDWTWPGPWWPLARLPLLESVIESRVAMAAVPALGILLALAVDRLADGSRDRALRIAGWAAIAAALLPVVPTPLTTTDRATVPSFVADGLWRRYLPEGRTLVPVPVPDPAHAEPLHWQTTAGLRFPLAGGYFNGPYGPHRTGIYGPVPRYTSALLSWVERTGAVPEVGPAERRAAAEDLRHWRAGAVVLAPQPADGALRVCVERLLGRPGRWIGGVWVWTVPGRSGEGVSGGT
- a CDS encoding GntR family transcriptional regulator produces the protein MPVRGTSPVKRNTLRQQIAEALCDEVLAGRLPAGRQFTVKEIADQYGVSATPVREALLDLCSQGLLEVEEHRGFKVHEYTIEDFRHMVDARTMVVEGVFRHYVDRTLSSMTQAALASVRRRAEEAERAARSGDLDILIGYDLRFWREICGLVGNPYILDFLQRLRVQTWVFTVPYLRRVPDLRGLLWAGHCELTAAVTRGDPATSERLIAGYNAHVRTLIERLAGESEAS
- a CDS encoding aspartate aminotransferase family protein; amino-acid sequence: MSVQPTPDPVAGAAVKAADRAHVFHSWSAQGLIDPLAVAGADGAYFWDYDGNRYLDFSCQLVNTNIGHQHPKVVAAIQEQAATLCTIAPGFAVDVRSEAARLIAERTPGDLDKIFFTNGGAEAVENAVRMARLHTGRPKVLSAYRSYHGATSTAINLTGDPRRWPSDSASAGVVHFWAPFLYRSPFHAENEAQECERALRHLEDTIAFEGPQTIAAIVLETIPGTAGIMVPPPGYLPGVREICDRYGIVFVLDEVMAGFGRTGRWFAAEHFDVTPDLLTFAKGVNSGYVPLGGVAISAAIAATFDQRPYPGGLTYSGHPLACASAVATLNAMAEEGIVENAAAIGENVIGPGLREIAERHPSVGEVRGTGVFWALDLVKDKETREPLVPYNASGPANQPMADFAAACKRGGLWPFVNMNRTHAVPPCTITETEAKEGLAVLDEALSAADAHTG